tatcagcagaattgtgaatgcagctttagatgtgattGGAGACATGAGTATGGGTATGCTTTGTGTGTCACAGACATGTAAGACCTGATTTCTcagcagtgactgcagctctggatgtgactagtgtaTAGCTCGTAGTAGTCGGTCAGGACAATTGACATGTTCTTCTATCTCTTCTGCAGGTGACAGGATGGTGAATGGGGGCGCTGCGGGCGGCCATGAGGATCTGTGGGGCGAAGAGGAGGGCGGAGCGGGCgtcagcccagcagggggcagggtCACCAGGAGGTCTTTGAGATTAGTGAAAAGAAACTCGGGGGAatggaaagaagagagaagacgaCTGAAACCCAACGCCAAGACCGCGGCAAATCCCACCGTCACCCTGGACAGGTCTGTGCCCGCTGATCATGAGGGTCCTCTGAGGTCACAGTATGGAGGTCCGCCACCCTCCCCCGGCCTCAGTGACTGCAGCACCAGGACACCTTATAACAGGGTAGCCGCTGCCTCCCAGGAGAACCCCGACCCCGATAGTGAAGACAAAATTCACACGTGCGCCCAGTGCGGCGAAAGCTGGAGCCGCCTCATCGACTTCTTATCTCACCAGATGAACAATTGCCAGGACCGCCCGCACCGCTGCAACATCTGCTCCAAGACCTTCGCCAAGAAGCAGCATCTGAACGCCCACCGGAGGACGCACACCGAGGACCGGCCATACACGTGTAACCAGTGTGGGAGGAGCTTCCGGCAGAACTCCACCCTCACCACCCACCTGTGGAGTCACGCCGGCCACAAGCCCTTCCACTGCTCCTGCTGCCCCAAGAGCTTCAGCCGGAAGACCGACCTGGTGGCGCACATGAGGAGACACACGGGCGAGCGGCCCTACGAGTGCCCCTACTGCTGGGACCGCTTCATACGCAAGaagtctctccagcgccacctacagAAACATTCAGGGGAAAGCCTGAGAAGCGGCTGGGAGCTCGACTACCCCAGGTGGAAGCAGAGCCAGGGCTACGTGGAGAAGACCCTGAAGATGGAGGAGCTGCCTGCAGAAGAGATGTCCGCTCATCCCACCCCCGAGTCCACCAGAGAGGTACTGACCGGTgtgttcatcctgagcctcctgctTCATAATATCAGACCTGAGGGCTAGTAAGGCATTGTCTATGGGCACTGTTCAGATTAGAGGTCTGGGCGCACTGTTGCGGTGCGTTGTGGGCGATGTAGTGTTTGGTCTCGGCCGCGTACACCGCGCTCGCAGGTTTGTACATTCGATAATACCAGACATGTGACTGATTTTCTCTTTCAGCTGCGCCTCCGGTGGGACACAGAGAGGAAGGTGGAGTCTCCGTATAGAGATCGCCCCCTGctggcgccgccgccaccgctgCAGGAATTTATTCAGCTAACGGAACCAATCAAAATGGAGGTGGAAAACGAGAAGCGGCGACCTGAAGCCAAGATGGAGCAGAGCACACAGACAGAGGTAAGCGCCCAGCAGGCACGGGGCTCGGGGATTCTATTGTCtatactctctgttatcagccatctcaTTGGTCACAGAACAAGAGGCCCAGCCGACTGCACCAGGAGATGCTGCGGGAGCTCAAGAGGTTCCGCAGGAGTACGGCGCAGGCTCAACGCGAACGGGACCTGATGAGATCAGCCATGGACCAGATGGCCCAAGAGATGAAGGAGCTGAAGGAGATGGTGGCCTCGCTTTGTTCTCCCGACGGGTATCGCCCCTCAGCTCAGCCAGCAGCCATCTTGGTGCAGAATTCCTGTCCCGTGTGGAGCCGGCCCACTGAGGACAGACACTCCACAGAATCCAGCCGGGCGTCCCCAGAGAGCAGCCTGCAGTGCGGATACAGCTACCCCCTGGAGGCCATGACGGAGCAGGACAGAGAGCAGGTGTCCTGGATGTACGAGAATCCAGCCCACGATGAGGACGACATGTTACCCACCACCACCATCAAAcgcgaggaggaggaagaggacgagGATGAAGAGTGTGAGCTCAGCCTGTCGCCTGAGGTCGGGTACTACCATCTCTCCCAGTATGACTCGTGCAGGATCGGGGAGCGGCTCCCCAACATCTCCATGCTACCTCTGAGTGCAGAGAAGGAGTGGAGCCTTCTGGCCCGCTGCGCAGGGAAGCCCGGGAGGTTCGCCGCCCTCGTCTTCCGGGCTCTGGTTCCTTTTGACATCTACAAGAGTTGGGTGAACAGAGTGAACCTGGACGGCCTGAGAGGTAGACAAGGGATCCCGCTGAACGTGAAGAGGCGAGTCATGGCTGTGGTGGAGCGACACTTCAGCCTGCGCAAGTGTGATCACAGCGAGATCCGCAACAGACTCAACGAACAACTGCGCACCCGCCGCAAGAGCAACAAACACCCCCAGGCAGGACTCCCAGAAATGCAGCTCCTCAGTAGGTAGAAGCCAAGGGGAGAGAGGAACTAGCGCCCTCCGAGGGTCCCAACGTATACAACACGAGCAGCCTTCCCCCAGTAcaatgatatataatatacaggaaggAGCAAAGGTTCATGGGAAATCCTCCCGGGACTGGCGGCCCATGAAGATTAGATACTGGGAGCCCCATCTTATTGTCATTCCTGGGGTGCCGGGTGAGGCTTCTCTATAGTATTTTGGGTGCTCTCCTGTGTTATTAAGGGTCACCGCCAGAGGAGTAGCTGCAGCCCCCCACTATATCGGTATGACAGTCCTCCAGTCCTATATGCAATGCAGTGCTCTGTATGTGctgcacagtattctgcccccccccccaggcagCACAGACTTGGTTCGGATCCTTCTAACACATGTAGAGGACTCTCTGGACATCTGCTTGACAACCACTTTGTAATGGCGGCCGTCAGAGGTTGTCACAGAGCAGCCTAAGATCACTCAGTTCGGCTTACCCGAAGAGGGCGTCTCTGGAGCTCAGATCTGCCAATATTTTAGAAGATTTTCCTTTAAGGCGCCTCCATCATCAGAAGGTCAcgtgt
This sequence is a window from Leptodactylus fuscus isolate aLepFus1 chromosome 2, aLepFus1.hap2, whole genome shotgun sequence. Protein-coding genes within it:
- the LOC142196117 gene encoding uncharacterized protein LOC142196117 gives rise to the protein MRGEGTLTFDDVAIRFSEEEWRGLRAPQKDLYREVMTDNYLNLNSLGLTVSPPEIVVKIERGEDPCVDAAGDRMVNGGAAGGHEDLWGEEEGGAGVSPAGGRVTRRSLRLVKRNSGEWKEERRRLKPNAKTAANPTVTLDRSVPADHEGPLRSQYGGPPPSPGLSDCSTRTPYNRVAAASQENPDPDSEDKIHTCAQCGESWSRLIDFLSHQMNNCQDRPHRCNICSKTFAKKQHLNAHRRTHTEDRPYTCNQCGRSFRQNSTLTTHLWSHAGHKPFHCSCCPKSFSRKTDLVAHMRRHTGERPYECPYCWDRFIRKKSLQRHLQKHSGESLRSGWELDYPRWKQSQGYVEKTLKMEELPAEEMSAHPTPESTRELRLRWDTERKVESPYRDRPLLAPPPPLQEFIQLTEPIKMEVENEKRRPEAKMEQSTQTENKRPSRLHQEMLRELKRFRRSTAQAQRERDLMRSAMDQMAQEMKELKEMVASLCSPDGYRPSAQPAAILVQNSCPVWSRPTEDRHSTESSRASPESSLQCGYSYPLEAMTEQDREQVSWMYENPAHDEDDMLPTTTIKREEEEEDEDEECELSLSPEVGYYHLSQYDSCRIGERLPNISMLPLSAEKEWSLLARCAGKPGRFAALVFRALVPFDIYKSWVNRVNLDGLRGRQGIPLNVKRRVMAVVERHFSLRKCDHSEIRNRLNEQLRTRRKSNKHPQAGLPEMQLLSR